The proteins below come from a single Planctomycetota bacterium genomic window:
- the cadA gene encoding cadmium-translocating P-type ATPase, whose translation MTFQPLETVTPAGSMPAVDPVCGMRVEPARAAATVDHAGQTYYFCSKSCAQKFQATPTRYLSGGAEPHACCHGAEHSDVTTAAPAVGANERVEYICPMDPEVVSNRPGACPKCGMALEPRTVTLDAAENPELRYMSRRFYVGFALGLPVFAVAMSDMLPGQPLHSFAGVLNWVQLALATPIVLWCGWPFFERAWRSVVNRSPNMFTLIALGVGSAYLYSVAAVVAPALFPAGFRGAHGDVMPYFDTAVVVTVLILLGQILELRARGRTSQAVKRLLGLAPKTARRVERDGQERDVPLAEVHTGDTLRVRPGEKIPVDGPVLEGQSSVDESMITGEPMPVVKGVRDVLIAGTINGEGTLLVRAERVGGDTMLAHIAQMVTEAQRTRAPIERQVDLVARYFVPAVVLISLASFAGWAIWGHESPLAQGLLHAVSVLIIACPCALGLATPMSIMVGVGRGADLGVLIKNAAALETLHRADTLVIDKTGTLTEGKPRLVELTPHGDVAADDALRLAASLEQGSEHPLARAVLAAASERQLKLDKVDNFRAVPGEGVVGVAAGRSLALGNPALMHAHGISVDNPTATGDRATTLVYLAIDNRLAATLKLADQIKPTTALAIAALHRDGLRIIMLTGDQRRPAEHIARELAIDQVIAEVQPAQKADVVQRLQREGRHVAMAGDGVNDAPALASAEVGIAMGTGADVAIESADVTLVRGDLRGIVRARQLSAATLANIRQNLFLAFIYNGLSIPVAAGALYPWLGWEISPIWASVAMSLSSLSVISNALRLRAKRFD comes from the coding sequence ATGACCTTTCAACCCCTCGAAACCGTGACTCCTGCCGGGTCGATGCCCGCTGTCGACCCGGTCTGTGGTATGCGCGTCGAGCCGGCTCGGGCAGCCGCCACGGTCGATCACGCCGGGCAGACCTATTACTTCTGCTCGAAGAGTTGTGCCCAAAAGTTCCAGGCCACCCCAACTCGCTATCTAAGCGGCGGCGCCGAGCCGCATGCCTGTTGTCACGGCGCGGAACATTCGGACGTGACAACCGCTGCGCCCGCCGTCGGGGCGAATGAACGGGTCGAGTACATCTGCCCGATGGATCCCGAGGTGGTTAGCAATCGGCCGGGCGCGTGTCCCAAGTGCGGCATGGCGCTCGAGCCGCGCACCGTCACGCTCGACGCGGCCGAGAATCCCGAACTGCGGTACATGTCGCGGCGGTTTTACGTCGGGTTCGCGCTTGGCTTGCCTGTGTTCGCCGTGGCCATGAGCGACATGCTGCCAGGCCAGCCGTTGCACTCGTTTGCTGGTGTCTTGAATTGGGTCCAGCTTGCTCTGGCCACGCCGATTGTCCTCTGGTGTGGCTGGCCATTCTTCGAGCGGGCCTGGCGCTCGGTCGTCAATCGCAGCCCCAACATGTTCACGCTGATCGCGCTGGGCGTCGGCTCAGCCTACTTGTACAGCGTGGCCGCGGTGGTCGCGCCGGCACTGTTTCCGGCCGGCTTTCGCGGTGCCCACGGCGACGTGATGCCCTATTTCGACACGGCCGTGGTGGTGACCGTGTTGATCCTGTTGGGCCAGATACTCGAACTACGCGCCCGCGGCCGCACTAGCCAGGCCGTGAAACGCCTACTCGGCCTCGCCCCCAAAACCGCGCGACGTGTCGAGCGCGATGGCCAAGAGCGCGATGTACCACTGGCCGAGGTCCACACTGGCGACACGTTGCGAGTCCGCCCCGGCGAGAAGATTCCCGTCGATGGACCGGTGCTCGAAGGGCAAAGCTCGGTCGACGAGTCGATGATTACTGGCGAACCGATGCCCGTCGTAAAAGGAGTGCGCGACGTGCTGATCGCCGGCACGATCAATGGCGAAGGAACCTTGCTGGTCCGGGCCGAGCGCGTCGGTGGCGATACCATGCTCGCTCACATCGCCCAGATGGTCACCGAGGCGCAGCGCACCCGAGCGCCGATCGAACGCCAGGTCGACCTGGTGGCTCGCTATTTCGTTCCGGCCGTGGTGCTGATCAGCCTGGCGTCGTTCGCCGGCTGGGCCATCTGGGGGCACGAGTCGCCGCTGGCCCAGGGGTTGCTCCACGCGGTTTCGGTGTTGATCATCGCCTGTCCCTGCGCGCTCGGGCTGGCGACGCCGATGTCGATCATGGTCGGCGTCGGTCGCGGTGCCGACCTGGGCGTGCTGATCAAGAACGCCGCGGCGCTGGAAACTTTACACCGCGCCGACACGTTGGTGATCGACAAGACCGGCACGCTGACCGAGGGGAAACCACGGTTGGTGGAGTTGACGCCACACGGCGACGTGGCGGCCGATGATGCGTTGCGGCTGGCGGCGAGCCTGGAGCAGGGGAGCGAGCACCCGCTGGCCCGAGCGGTGCTTGCCGCCGCGTCTGAGCGGCAATTGAAGCTCGACAAGGTTGACAACTTCCGCGCCGTGCCGGGAGAAGGAGTGGTGGGCGTCGCAGCAGGACGCTCATTGGCGCTCGGCAATCCTGCGCTGATGCACGCGCACGGGATCAGCGTCGACAACCCGACGGCGACGGGCGACCGGGCAACGACGCTGGTTTATCTGGCCATCGACAATCGACTGGCCGCGACCCTGAAACTAGCGGACCAGATCAAGCCGACGACAGCCCTGGCGATCGCGGCCCTGCACCGCGACGGCTTGCGGATCATCATGCTCACGGGCGACCAGCGCCGGCCGGCCGAGCATATCGCTCGCGAACTGGCGATTGACCAGGTGATCGCCGAGGTCCAGCCGGCGCAAAAGGCCGACGTCGTGCAACGCCTGCAACGTGAAGGACGCCACGTGGCAATGGCCGGCGACGGCGTGAACGACGCGCCAGCCTTGGCCTCGGCCGAGGTGGGCATTGCCATGGGAACCGGGGCCGACGTGGCCATCGAGAGCGCCGACGTGACACTGGTCCGCGGTGACTTGCGCGGGATCGTCCGCGCGCGGCAACTCAGCGCGGCAACGCTGGCCAACATTCGCCAGAATCTGTTCCTGGCATTCATCTACAACGGGCTGAGCATCCCCGTGGCGGCTGGGGCGTTGTACCCTTGGCTGGGTTGGGAGATTTCGCCCATCTGGGCCAGCGTGGCGATGAGCCTGAGTTCGCTGAGTGTGATCAGCAACGCGCTGCGATTGCGCGCGAAGCGCTTTGACTGA
- a CDS encoding DUF2029 domain-containing protein: MLQAAFGTKPFTLTADESAEPTSLWEALGRVLLWVALLVGFVVAWNRVHAGRATDFIRFCENGQYILEHGTRHPESTLGRYWPSSDVPWIVFAYVPLGLGITVWYWFNAWTWLGLLRTIRRGLLIDQVSDADRRCATLAAALLTAPLAVDGLCLGSFHLLMVWLMLAGLLRASRGQELSGGLLLGMAVWLKLLPALGVGYLLLKRRWRPALVAGATALCIDVVLSLAAFGPAGAWREHVTWWHDSARGTTLRQLTDDKCLDEDRLTNQSIAVTIRRLFSSFGTSPQALAEWTAQVGATQVESTRSNSPVSWVKPRRQVQVAELSNDAKVAIFLAINLALAGAIGWTCRRSGAKTAPADWSTEIALVCLATVWFSPVVWSYHPTAATPALALIACRRTKHSPLTFALSGLWLVGMVLMAWPAARVAGELMWTTLIVGGLMWRTPVALFPVEERAERLTPVMSSSSSNLVAG; the protein is encoded by the coding sequence ATGTTACAGGCCGCATTTGGCACCAAGCCGTTCACGCTGACCGCCGACGAGTCGGCCGAACCGACGTCGCTGTGGGAAGCGCTCGGGCGCGTGCTGCTTTGGGTGGCGTTGCTCGTCGGTTTCGTCGTGGCCTGGAATCGAGTGCATGCCGGTCGGGCAACCGACTTTATTCGCTTTTGTGAAAACGGCCAGTACATTCTCGAGCACGGCACGCGCCATCCCGAGTCGACCTTGGGCCGCTACTGGCCGTCGAGCGACGTGCCGTGGATCGTGTTCGCCTATGTGCCGCTGGGACTAGGGATCACTGTCTGGTACTGGTTCAACGCTTGGACCTGGTTGGGCCTGTTGCGAACGATTCGCCGCGGACTGCTCATTGATCAGGTGAGCGACGCCGACCGGCGTTGCGCCACGTTGGCGGCGGCGCTTCTCACCGCGCCGCTGGCTGTCGATGGCTTGTGCCTGGGAAGCTTTCACCTGTTGATGGTCTGGCTGATGTTGGCCGGCCTGTTGCGAGCTAGCCGCGGCCAGGAGTTGTCGGGTGGGTTGCTGTTGGGCATGGCCGTCTGGCTCAAGCTGTTGCCGGCGCTGGGAGTCGGCTACTTGTTGCTCAAGCGGCGGTGGCGACCGGCGCTGGTGGCCGGGGCGACGGCCCTGTGCATTGACGTTGTCCTCTCGCTGGCGGCGTTTGGTCCGGCCGGGGCGTGGCGCGAACATGTCACCTGGTGGCACGACAGCGCTCGGGGGACGACGCTGCGGCAATTGACCGACGACAAATGCCTGGACGAAGACCGACTGACGAACCAGTCGATTGCCGTCACGATCCGTCGCCTTTTCTCGTCGTTCGGCACTTCGCCCCAAGCGCTGGCCGAATGGACCGCGCAGGTGGGGGCGACCCAGGTGGAATCGACGCGAAGCAACTCGCCCGTGTCGTGGGTCAAGCCCCGCCGGCAAGTGCAGGTGGCCGAGTTGTCGAACGACGCCAAGGTGGCGATCTTTCTGGCGATCAATCTAGCGCTGGCCGGCGCGATCGGCTGGACGTGCCGGCGCTCGGGTGCAAAGACAGCGCCGGCCGACTGGTCGACCGAGATTGCCCTGGTTTGCCTGGCCACGGTTTGGTTCTCGCCCGTGGTCTGGAGTTATCATCCGACGGCCGCCACGCCGGCCTTGGCGTTGATTGCGTGTCGGCGGACGAAGCATTCGCCGCTGACGTTCGCGCTGAGCGGCCTTTGGCTCGTCGGCATGGTGCTGATGGCGTGGCCCGCCGCACGTGTGGCCGGCGAGTTGATGTGGACGACGCTGATTGTTGGCGGGCTGATGTGGCGCACGCCCGTGGCGCTGTTTCCGGTTGAGGAGCGTGCGGAACGCCTGACGCCGGTGATGAGCTCGAGTTCTTCAAACTTGGTGGCTGGTTGA